The sequence CAGTGAGGGGCGTCTGGCGTTGGGGACCTGGCAGGGCATCTACCTGGGTGAGCACCGTGATCGAGGGGGTGCCCGGCAGATCCTCGCGACGCTGCACGGGATGGCAAGTTGAATTTTTTTTGGCGATGGCGAACAAAGCTCATCGCTGGGCTATAACTTCCGCTTTGGCAAGGTACGAGGTTGAACATGAGCGACGAAGAACTAGAACAAGACCTGGACGTTAACGACGAGGAAGAGGATGACGAGGAGCTGGCCGCTGCCGATGACGGCGACGAGCTCGCTGACGACGAGGGAACCGACAGCGAGCGCGCCACTCCGACGACCAAGAAAGCCAAGGCCAAGGCAGTCGTCGTCGACGAGTTACCGAGCCTGGAGGCGAAGCAGCGCGAGCGTGATGAATTGGCGCGCGCCATGGAAGAGTTTCTGGCGCGCGGCGGTCGGGTGCAGGAAGTCGAGCCCAACGTGGTAGCCGATCCGCCGAAAAAGCCGGACAGCAAGTACGGCAGCCGGCCTATCTGAGCCGCCGGCCCACTGAAGAAGCCCGCCTCGCCGCGGGCTTTTTTATGCGAGCGATGTGCGGTTCGAACGCGGCACGGCGTCTCGTCAACGCCAGCGGTCGAGCAGCGGTGGCAGCTCGGACAGGCTACCGATTTCGGCGTCCGGCCTGCCCGGGTGCTGCCACGTGATGCCGCCGGGATTGAACCAGATCGCTCGCATGCCGGCGCGCTGGGCGCCACCGATATCATCGAGGGGATGATCGCCGATGTGGACCGCATGGGCGGCCTCTACGCCGCCACGCTTGAGCGCTTCACGGAACGGATGTGGGTCGGGTTTGCCGACTCCGAGTTCTTCGGCGCAAAGGCTGAAACGGAAATAGTCGGCCAATCCCAGACGGCTGACGTCAGCGTTACCGTTGGTCAGGACACCGAGCATGTAGCGATTGGCGAGCAGCTCAAGCGTCGGGTGCACTTCGGGGAACAACTCGACTGCGTGCCGCGCCTCCAGAAAGACCTTGAAGCCTGCCTCGGCCAGCTCATTCGCTTCGTCGGGGACATAGCCGGCCTGCTCCAGTGCGTTGAACAGAATCCGCCGCCGCAACTCGCTCAGGCGATGCTTGAGTGCCGGATCGGCTTGCAGCAGTCGCTCACGGATCGCCCACAGCGCTTCGGTGGTGAATTCGCCCAGGCGCGGCGCGTGCTGCCCCAGCCAGTCGCGCAGGGTCGC is a genomic window of Stutzerimonas stutzeri containing:
- a CDS encoding HAD family hydrolase; the protein is MSIQLVTFDLDDTLWDVAPVMRGAEATLRDWLGQHAPRLGEFTTEALWAIRERLLQADPALKHRLSELRRRILFNALEQAGYVPDEANELAEAGFKVFLEARHAVELFPEVHPTLELLANRYMLGVLTNGNADVSRLGLADYFRFSLCAEELGVGKPDPHPFREALKRGGVEAAHAVHIGDHPLDDIGGAQRAGMRAIWFNPGGITWQHPGRPDAEIGSLSELPPLLDRWR
- the sutA gene encoding transcriptional regulator SutA, producing MSDEELEQDLDVNDEEEDDEELAAADDGDELADDEGTDSERATPTTKKAKAKAVVVDELPSLEAKQRERDELARAMEEFLARGGRVQEVEPNVVADPPKKPDSKYGSRPI